From a region of the Daphnia pulicaria isolate SC F1-1A chromosome 1, SC_F0-13Bv2, whole genome shotgun sequence genome:
- the LOC124315805 gene encoding uncharacterized protein LOC124315805, with protein sequence MAESATTAANRWRQSSPIRSPWDVKQRLRLLRRGFFSQVVNVQLNKMGGIGGSSPLRPGAPDSGSDNETENELFSGVWPGCVNGVVDDRWTGQSPSLIIWSGQPVEFEYRDSSSALSYRTDQK encoded by the exons ATGGCCGAGtccgcaacaacagcagcgaaTCGTTGGCGACAGTCGAGTCCCATTCGTTCACCCTGGGACGTAAAGCAGCGATTGAG GCTATTGCGGAGAGGTTTTTTCTCTCAGGTGGTTAATGTGCAGCTTAACAAAATGGGTGGCATTGGTGGAAGCAGCCCTTTACGGCCAGGAGCGCCGGATAGCGGAAGCGATAACGAGACCGAGAACGAACTG TTCAGTGGTGTTTGGCCTGGATGCGTGAATGGCGTTGTCGATGACCGATGGACAGGACAATCGCCTTCCCTAATCATTTGGAGTGGCCAACCCGTCGAATTCGAATACAGAGACAGTAGCAGCGCATTATCATACCG AACAgatcaaaaatga